The Persephonella atlantica genome includes a window with the following:
- a CDS encoding sigma-70 family RNA polymerase sigma factor, with product MINPHREIYLFLQGRSETGLDIITNIFFKQLNSSSFVYLTNYYEKEDLFMDFMSKLFEKREYLLNLFENQENGLPSYIRLMASNFLKDRIKSLSDSREKAVFNNERLTYTEGRFEEVIIQIDAFKLSETLKKELKEDEILLLCYITAPDKKDFEEKYFSSVNKNALYKRVQRVKEKLRKVVVKHGFAQEVVGYYIEHLLPAKCKRGNADG from the coding sequence ATGATTAATCCCCACAGAGAGATTTATCTATTTTTGCAAGGCAGGTCAGAAACAGGATTAGACATAATAACCAACATATTTTTCAAACAGTTAAACAGCTCATCATTTGTTTATCTTACCAATTATTACGAAAAAGAAGACCTCTTTATGGATTTTATGAGTAAACTTTTTGAAAAAAGGGAGTATCTGCTTAATCTGTTTGAAAATCAAGAAAATGGACTTCCTTCCTATATCAGACTTATGGCATCAAACTTTTTGAAAGACAGAATAAAATCTCTGTCAGACAGCAGGGAAAAAGCAGTTTTTAATAATGAAAGGTTAACTTATACAGAAGGCAGATTTGAAGAAGTTATTATACAGATTGATGCTTTTAAACTCAGTGAAACCTTAAAAAAAGAGCTGAAAGAAGATGAGATTTTACTGCTGTGTTACATTACTGCTCCAGACAAAAAAGATTTTGAAGAAAAATATTTTAGCAGTGTTAACAAAAACGCCCTTTACAAAAGAGTTCAGAGGGTTAAGGAAAAACTGAGGAAGGTTGTTGTAAAACATGGATTTGCACAGGAAGTGGTCGGTTATTATATTGAGCATCTACTACCGGCAAAATGCAAAAGAGGGAACGCAGATGGATAA